In the genome of Bacillus sp. S3, one region contains:
- the asnB gene encoding asparagine synthase (glutamine-hydrolyzing) → MCGISGWLDFEQPIRNEAKTLNKMVNTLAKRGPDETNIWFDTHVGFGHKRLIVVDPEGGRQPMSKQKDGFDYTICYNGELYNTEDIRKILHTKGYSFKGHSDTEVLLTAYIEWAEECVNFLNGIYAFAIWDSKREQLFIGRDRLGVKPLFFTEHHKGLIFASELKAILAHPEIKTEIDQEGLAEIFGAGPSRAPGSGVFRGIKELRPAHALTFSRNGLKIWRYWNVKSAEHKESVEETAEKVRSLVTDAVTRQLVSDVPLCTFLSGGLDSSIITAIAAKGFEEQGKGQLHTYSIDYEGNDQYFSSNEFQPDADERFIQMITDEYKTKHFNKTISQQQLVTDLLEATHVRDFPGMADVDSSLLWFCKEIKKDFVVSLSGECADEIFGGYPWFHRKQDLERPGFPWMRSVNERQSLLKSHWQEKLKLQEYSMEQYRQAIAETPKLDGESAVEAKRRELFYINMTWFMTTLLDRKDRMSMGASLEVRVPFADHRLVEYVWNIPWEMKMYRGREKGILRKAFEGFLPEEVLYRKKSPYPKTHNPAYTISIQKWMETILQDKTSALHEFFQKERLEKIVETGGESFHEPWFGQLMTGPQLLAYLVQLHTWFKDYNINIVN, encoded by the coding sequence ATGTGCGGAATCTCGGGGTGGCTAGATTTTGAACAGCCGATAAGAAACGAAGCCAAAACATTAAATAAAATGGTGAATACGCTAGCAAAGAGAGGCCCGGATGAAACCAACATTTGGTTCGATACACATGTTGGTTTTGGTCATAAACGGCTGATTGTTGTCGACCCTGAAGGGGGAAGACAACCGATGTCCAAACAAAAAGATGGATTTGATTACACCATTTGCTACAACGGGGAATTATATAATACTGAAGATATCCGCAAAATACTCCATACTAAAGGATATTCCTTTAAAGGTCATTCTGATACAGAAGTTCTGTTAACTGCCTATATAGAATGGGCGGAGGAGTGTGTAAATTTTTTAAACGGCATATACGCCTTTGCTATTTGGGATAGTAAAAGGGAACAACTCTTTATTGGACGAGATCGTCTTGGGGTAAAACCATTATTTTTCACAGAACATCATAAAGGTCTAATTTTTGCATCAGAGTTAAAGGCGATCCTAGCTCATCCGGAAATCAAGACAGAAATTGACCAAGAAGGGCTTGCTGAAATTTTTGGCGCAGGACCATCAAGGGCTCCAGGGTCCGGAGTATTTAGAGGGATAAAAGAGCTGAGACCTGCCCATGCCCTAACTTTTTCAAGAAATGGTCTAAAAATTTGGCGTTATTGGAATGTAAAAAGCGCAGAACATAAGGAAAGTGTGGAGGAAACGGCTGAAAAGGTTCGCTCCTTAGTAACAGATGCAGTAACGAGACAGCTCGTATCGGATGTGCCATTATGTACTTTCTTATCAGGAGGACTTGATTCCAGCATCATTACGGCCATTGCTGCAAAAGGATTTGAAGAACAGGGAAAAGGGCAGCTCCATACGTATTCGATTGATTATGAAGGAAATGATCAATATTTTTCCTCGAATGAATTTCAGCCGGATGCTGACGAGAGATTTATTCAAATGATAACAGATGAATACAAGACCAAGCATTTTAATAAAACTATTTCACAGCAGCAACTAGTTACGGATTTATTGGAAGCAACTCATGTTAGAGATTTTCCGGGAATGGCAGATGTGGATTCCTCCTTACTATGGTTTTGTAAAGAAATCAAAAAGGACTTTGTTGTCAGCCTCTCGGGAGAATGCGCGGATGAAATTTTCGGCGGGTACCCATGGTTTCATCGTAAACAAGATTTAGAGCGGCCAGGGTTTCCTTGGATGCGATCTGTCAATGAACGGCAAAGTTTATTAAAATCACATTGGCAGGAAAAATTGAAATTACAAGAATATAGTATGGAACAATACCGCCAAGCAATTGCAGAAACCCCTAAATTAGATGGGGAAAGTGCGGTGGAAGCGAAGAGAAGAGAATTATTTTATATCAATATGACATGGTTCATGACGACATTGCTTGATCGAAAAGATCGAATGAGTATGGGAGCAAGCTTGGAGGTACGAGTGCCATTTGCGGACCACCGACTTGTCGAATACGTATGGAATATCCCATGGGAGATGAAAATGTACCGGGGAAGGGAAAAAGGGATTCTACGCAAAGCATTTGAGGGGTTTCTTCCAGAAGAAGTTCTCTACCGGAAGAAAAGTCCTTATCCAAAAACACATAATCCTGCCTATACCATTTCCATCCAAAAATGGATGGAGACGATTCTGCAAGATAAAACCTCTGCACTGCATGAATTTTTTCAAAAGGAACGATTGGAAAAGATTGTCGAGACTGGAGGGGAATCATTTCACGAGCCATGGTTTGGCCAACTGATGACCGGGCCGCAATTATTGGCCTATCTTGTGCAGCTTCACACATGGTTTAAAGATTACAATATTAATATAGTGAATTAA
- a CDS encoding alpha-amylase family glycosyl hydrolase — protein MKKMTLILITLLFISALPAKAAVEKEDRLWQDETVYSIMIDRFNNGDIHNDIDANAKDPNVYNGGDFQGIIDKLDYIQEMGFTAIRLTPIYDNAKNGYHGYWINDFYKTDEHFGSLKTFQKLVKEAHKRKIKVLIDFVTNNTASSHPWVKDPGKQDWFHEKQDINDWNNQQQVENGWVDGLPDLNQDNPEVKKYLVDAAKWWIKKTDVDGYSLPEVNHVSLSFWTDFSKEVKKHKKGFFLLGVPTENSGALDSAHYHSAGIDSLLDYSQSEKSRNVFATTNQSFQSLNQALQVGQKSELKAKFFDNEYTTRFTNDIVDQRQFPGSRWKTALTYLYTTPGIPIFYYGTEIALIGGDVPDNRRQMNFRTEKELIEYITKLAEQRSQLASLTRGTMETLYDKGGMLVYKRVYKGETSVIAINNSTKSQKVVLTDEQLAGGKELRGLLAGDLVRSRDDQYILIVDRDNSEIYVLTEKSGIKLSLIVSLVIVYILVGIFLFLLIKRRKNRKIE, from the coding sequence ATGAAAAAAATGACACTCATTTTAATCACGTTACTATTCATATCAGCCCTTCCTGCAAAAGCAGCTGTAGAAAAGGAAGACAGGCTGTGGCAGGATGAAACGGTCTATTCGATCATGATTGACCGGTTCAACAATGGGGATATACACAATGATATTGACGCGAATGCCAAAGATCCAAATGTCTATAACGGCGGTGATTTTCAAGGAATTATTGACAAATTAGACTACATACAGGAGATGGGGTTTACCGCCATTCGATTAACCCCAATCTATGATAATGCTAAAAATGGCTATCATGGCTATTGGATTAATGACTTTTATAAAACGGACGAGCATTTTGGTTCACTTAAAACGTTTCAAAAGCTTGTAAAAGAAGCCCATAAGCGAAAAATCAAGGTATTAATTGATTTTGTCACCAATAATACTGCTTCAAGCCACCCATGGGTAAAGGATCCCGGTAAACAAGATTGGTTTCATGAAAAGCAGGATATCAATGATTGGAATAATCAACAGCAGGTCGAAAATGGCTGGGTCGATGGATTACCTGACTTAAATCAGGACAACCCTGAGGTAAAAAAATATTTAGTTGATGCGGCAAAATGGTGGATTAAGAAGACGGATGTTGATGGATATAGCCTGCCGGAGGTTAATCATGTAAGTTTAAGCTTTTGGACTGATTTCTCAAAAGAGGTAAAAAAGCATAAAAAGGGGTTTTTCTTATTAGGAGTGCCGACTGAAAACTCGGGAGCATTAGATTCAGCACATTATCACAGTGCCGGTATCGACAGTTTATTAGATTATAGCCAAAGTGAAAAATCAAGAAATGTCTTCGCAACAACGAATCAATCTTTCCAGTCACTTAATCAAGCTCTTCAAGTCGGGCAAAAATCTGAATTAAAGGCAAAATTCTTTGATAATGAGTATACGACAAGATTTACCAATGATATTGTGGATCAGCGGCAGTTTCCGGGTTCACGTTGGAAAACGGCATTGACGTATCTTTATACAACACCAGGAATACCTATTTTTTATTATGGGACGGAAATTGCTTTAATTGGGGGAGACGTTCCTGATAATCGTCGGCAAATGAATTTTCGGACAGAAAAAGAATTGATTGAGTATATAACCAAACTTGCCGAACAGCGCAGCCAGCTTGCATCCTTAACAAGAGGAACTATGGAAACGCTCTATGACAAAGGCGGGATGTTAGTTTATAAACGTGTCTATAAAGGGGAAACATCGGTTATTGCGATAAACAATTCAACCAAATCTCAAAAAGTAGTGTTAACAGATGAGCAATTAGCCGGCGGCAAGGAGCTTCGTGGATTGCTTGCAGGGGATCTTGTACGCAGTCGGGATGATCAATACATTCTGATCGTAGACCGAGATAATTCTGAAATATATGTTCTGACTGAAAAGAGCGGAATAAAGCTGTCACTCATTGTCTCTTTAGTTATTGTTTACATTTTGGTGGGAATCTTCCTATTCCTGCTCATCAAAAGAAGAAAAAATAGAAAGATCGAATAA
- a CDS encoding SDR family oxidoreductase — translation MSSSQNQEKQTFPPQHQNQQPGVESEMNPRPISVDPNYKAGGKLTGKTAIITGGDSGIGKSVAIYFAKEGADVAIVYLEEQQDAEETKQLIEAEGRRCLLFAGDIGDEDFCKEIVNKTIDQFTKLDILVNNAAEQHPQQSLLNITSAQLEKTFRTNIFSYFYMTKMVLPYLQKGASIINTASITAYEGNEQLLDYSATKGAIVSFTRSLAKSLASQEIRVNGVAPGPIWTPLIPSTFTTDKVATFGSTTPMGRAGQPSELAPAYVFLASDDSSYVSGQMIHVNGGTIVNG, via the coding sequence ATGAGCAGCAGTCAAAATCAAGAAAAGCAAACATTCCCGCCTCAGCATCAGAACCAGCAGCCCGGAGTGGAAAGCGAAATGAATCCTCGTCCAATTTCTGTTGATCCCAATTATAAGGCCGGGGGAAAATTAACAGGTAAAACAGCCATTATTACTGGGGGCGACAGCGGCATTGGGAAATCCGTCGCAATTTATTTTGCAAAAGAGGGTGCGGATGTTGCCATTGTCTATTTAGAGGAACAACAAGATGCCGAAGAAACAAAACAGCTGATTGAAGCAGAAGGCCGCAGATGTCTCCTATTTGCCGGCGATATTGGGGATGAAGATTTTTGTAAGGAGATCGTTAATAAAACGATTGACCAGTTTACTAAACTTGATATCCTTGTTAACAATGCAGCCGAGCAGCACCCACAGCAAAGCTTGCTGAATATCACATCCGCGCAATTGGAAAAAACGTTTCGCACCAATATTTTCTCCTATTTTTATATGACAAAAATGGTTTTGCCGTATTTACAGAAGGGGGCATCGATTATCAACACCGCTTCGATTACAGCCTACGAAGGAAATGAACAATTACTCGACTATTCTGCAACAAAAGGGGCGATCGTTTCTTTCACACGTTCCTTGGCAAAATCACTTGCATCGCAGGAGATTCGCGTTAACGGTGTTGCTCCTGGGCCAATCTGGACGCCGCTAATCCCATCGACCTTTACCACTGATAAGGTAGCTACGTTCGGATCTACAACCCCGATGGGAAGAGCCGGACAGCCAAGTGAACTGGCACCAGCCTATGTCTTCCTCGCCTCCGACGACTCCTCCTATGTCAGCGGGCAAATGATACATGTTAATGGGGGAACAATCGTTAATGGTTAA
- a CDS encoding YajQ family cyclic di-GMP-binding protein → MSKDSSFDIVSKVEFSEVTNAITATMKEIGTRYDFKGSKSEVSLDKEELVLISDDEYKMDQLKDVLFSKLMKRGVPVRNLDYGKIEKASGGTVRQRAKIAQGIDKENAKKINTIIKNSGVKVKSQVQDDQVRVSGKNRDDLQKIISLVREADLTVDVQFINYR, encoded by the coding sequence ATGTCTAAAGATAGTTCATTTGATATTGTATCCAAAGTTGAATTTTCCGAAGTCACCAATGCCATTACGGCAACAATGAAGGAAATCGGTACGCGCTACGATTTTAAGGGCAGCAAAAGTGAAGTATCGCTCGATAAGGAAGAATTGGTTCTCATCTCAGATGACGAATATAAAATGGACCAATTAAAAGATGTTTTGTTTAGTAAATTAATGAAACGAGGCGTTCCCGTTAGAAATCTTGATTATGGAAAAATCGAAAAGGCATCAGGAGGCACCGTTCGTCAAAGAGCCAAGATTGCTCAAGGTATCGATAAAGAAAATGCTAAAAAAATTAATACGATTATTAAAAATAGCGGTGTAAAAGTGAAAAGCCAAGTTCAGGATGATCAGGTCCGAGTTAGCGGCAAAAACCGCGACGACCTACAAAAAATTATTTCCTTGGTCCGTGAAGCTGACCTTACAGTTGATGTCCAATTCATCAATTATCGATAG
- a CDS encoding S1 RNA-binding domain-containing protein, whose amino-acid sequence MSLNELIGQTATLTVARKAEFGYFLTDGNEDVLLHINQAQHELADGDEIEVFLYVDSQGRISASMTIPEVSVGHYAWVKVTDINPKIGVFINIGLPKDILLGADDLPAHQTVWPNVGDMVYITLRVNRNHLIYAKLASDQIIQSISTKATRNDFNKNVQGHVYRTAKVGSWIYTIEGYKGFIHESQRGKEPRLGEKVEGRIIDVKEDGTINVSLLARKEESQDLDAARIYEYLMSRNGAMPYNDKSMPEDIQERFGLSKGAFKRALGKLMKDGRVYQEGSWTYEKKD is encoded by the coding sequence ATGTCATTAAATGAACTTATAGGTCAAACTGCCACATTAACTGTTGCAAGAAAGGCGGAATTTGGCTATTTTTTAACAGATGGTAATGAGGATGTACTGCTGCACATAAATCAAGCACAGCATGAATTAGCAGATGGTGATGAAATCGAGGTCTTTTTATATGTGGACTCACAAGGGAGAATCTCTGCTTCGATGACGATTCCGGAAGTTTCGGTTGGCCATTATGCCTGGGTCAAGGTTACCGATATTAACCCGAAAATCGGCGTTTTTATAAATATTGGACTGCCTAAAGATATTTTATTAGGAGCAGACGATCTTCCTGCCCATCAAACCGTTTGGCCAAATGTTGGGGATATGGTTTATATTACTTTAAGAGTCAATCGTAATCATTTAATTTATGCAAAATTGGCAAGTGACCAGATTATTCAGTCCATTTCCACCAAAGCAACAAGGAATGATTTTAATAAAAATGTACAAGGACATGTCTACCGGACCGCTAAGGTGGGCAGCTGGATTTACACAATAGAAGGCTATAAAGGTTTTATTCATGAATCACAGCGTGGAAAAGAGCCTCGTTTAGGTGAAAAGGTAGAAGGACGGATTATTGACGTTAAAGAGGATGGAACGATAAACGTTTCCTTGCTTGCAAGAAAAGAGGAATCACAAGACCTTGATGCTGCCAGAATTTACGAATATTTAATGAGTAGAAATGGCGCGATGCCGTACAATGATAAAAGCATGCCGGAAGATATTCAAGAGAGATTTGGCTTAAGTAAAGGGGCATTTAAACGTGCGCTTGGAAAACTGATGAAAGATGGAAGGGTTTACCAAGAAGGCAGCTGGACTTACGAGAAAAAAGATTAA
- a CDS encoding DUF3941 domain-containing protein, whose product MPHTTDNDKKAQDNNALRHEKNMMREKNRQAGKNQYSKKTDHK is encoded by the coding sequence ATGCCGCACACGACAGATAATGATAAAAAAGCACAAGACAATAATGCCTTAAGACATGAAAAGAATATGATGCGTGAAAAGAATCGTCAGGCAGGGAAAAATCAATACTCAAAGAAAACTGATCATAAGTAA
- a CDS encoding DegV family protein, which yields MPVKILADSACDLPKSFYEEKNVTLFPLKVQINDQEYEDVKTIDSKTVYDAIRSGVVPKTSQVSPHLFEEVFTEMAEKNEEGIYIAFSSELSGTYSTAVMILDQVKEKYPNFQLTIVDTKCASLGIGLIVQEAAMLSSNHASKEKILEDVLFRSQHMEHIFTVEDLDYLAKGGRVSKASAFLGGLLNIKPILNMEDGKLVPIEKIRGKKKVFRRIIEIMNERGSNLQEQIIGISHADDLETAMEVKAMIEAEFQPQEVYISSIGSAIGAHTGAATISIFFLNKIK from the coding sequence TTGCCAGTAAAAATACTTGCAGACAGCGCATGCGATTTACCTAAAAGTTTTTATGAAGAAAAAAATGTTACGTTATTTCCATTAAAAGTGCAAATTAACGACCAGGAATACGAAGATGTTAAAACAATCGATTCGAAAACAGTCTATGATGCCATCCGCAGCGGGGTTGTCCCTAAAACATCTCAGGTGTCTCCACATTTATTCGAGGAAGTTTTTACGGAAATGGCAGAAAAGAATGAGGAGGGCATCTACATTGCCTTTTCTTCTGAATTATCCGGTACATATTCAACCGCTGTTATGATTCTTGACCAAGTGAAGGAAAAATATCCAAACTTTCAACTAACAATTGTAGATACAAAATGTGCCTCGCTTGGAATTGGTCTCATTGTTCAAGAAGCGGCAATGCTTTCTTCGAATCATGCGTCAAAAGAAAAGATTTTAGAAGATGTTCTATTTAGAAGCCAGCATATGGAGCATATTTTTACGGTTGAGGATTTAGATTATTTGGCAAAGGGCGGCAGGGTTTCGAAAGCTTCAGCATTTTTGGGCGGTTTATTAAATATTAAGCCCATTTTAAACATGGAAGATGGAAAACTCGTACCAATTGAAAAAATCAGAGGAAAAAAGAAGGTGTTCCGCAGGATCATCGAAATCATGAACGAACGCGGGTCAAATTTGCAGGAGCAGATTATTGGAATCAGCCATGCAGATGATCTGGAAACAGCAATGGAAGTGAAAGCCATGATTGAGGCAGAATTTCAACCGCAAGAGGTTTATATCTCTTCAATTGGCTCTGCCATTGGCGCCCATACAGGGGCAGCTACGATTTCAATTTTCTTTTTAAACAAGATTAAATAA
- a CDS encoding YitT family protein: MIWLEIKKIFIVAVGALLNALAMNFFLIPANVYSSGFTGMAQLLSKVLSDYTPMNVSMGFLLLVLNIPVAILGWRKVGKSFTVYSFISVVLSSLFLTMIPIHKFSHDILLNAVFGGVIQAVGVGITLKWGASTGGVDIIAMVLSRMKDKPVGPYMFVLNAIIVMTAGFLYGWEKALYTLVVLYASTRVVDAIHTRHAKLTAMIITKKAEELKKAIHASLVRGITMLPARGAFSNETKDMLMIVITRYELYDLERIIKEVDPHAFTNIVQTTAVYGFFRRD, from the coding sequence TTGATTTGGCTTGAAATAAAAAAAATCTTTATAGTCGCGGTTGGTGCATTGTTAAATGCCCTGGCAATGAATTTTTTTCTTATCCCTGCAAATGTTTATTCCAGTGGGTTTACTGGAATGGCTCAATTACTTTCTAAGGTTCTTAGTGATTATACACCAATGAATGTTTCGATGGGGTTTTTGTTACTTGTGCTCAATATTCCCGTAGCCATTCTCGGCTGGAGGAAGGTAGGGAAATCATTCACGGTTTATAGTTTTATTAGTGTTGTACTCTCATCACTGTTTCTCACCATGATTCCCATTCATAAATTTTCACATGATATTTTACTGAACGCTGTATTTGGAGGTGTTATCCAAGCAGTGGGGGTTGGAATTACGTTAAAATGGGGAGCGTCGACGGGTGGTGTTGATATCATAGCCATGGTTTTATCAAGGATGAAGGACAAGCCGGTTGGACCGTATATGTTTGTTTTAAATGCGATTATTGTAATGACCGCAGGTTTTTTATATGGATGGGAAAAAGCCCTTTATACCCTTGTGGTCTTATATGCATCGACGAGAGTGGTTGATGCCATTCATACAAGACATGCCAAACTAACAGCCATGATCATCACTAAAAAGGCGGAAGAACTTAAGAAAGCGATTCATGCTTCGCTTGTGAGAGGGATTACCATGCTTCCCGCAAGAGGCGCCTTTTCCAATGAAACAAAAGACATGCTGATGATTGTCATCACACGTTATGAACTTTACGATTTAGAGCGAATTATTAAAGAAGTCGATCCACATGCATTTACAAATATAGTTCAGACAACTGCAGTATACGGATTTTTTCGGCGAGATTGA